A single region of the Mycobacterium lentiflavum genome encodes:
- the cspA gene encoding cold shock protein CspA: MPKGTVKWFNAEKGFGFIAPEDGSADVFVHYTEIQGSGFRTLEENQQVEFEIGHSPKGPQATGVRSA; this comes from the coding sequence ATGCCGAAGGGAACTGTGAAGTGGTTCAACGCGGAGAAGGGGTTCGGCTTCATCGCCCCTGAAGATGGTTCCGCGGACGTTTTTGTCCACTACACGGAGATCCAGGGTTCGGGCTTCCGCACCCTCGAAGAAAATCAGCAGGTCGAGTTTGAGATCGGCCACAGCCCTAAGGGCCCCCAGGCCACCGGAGTCCGCTCCGCTTAA
- a CDS encoding DEAD/DEAH box helicase, producing the protein MASFGSDLLAVALAGTRPDEHPLRHVAELPARSGRPHSWPQWAESDVIAAFTERGITAPWSHQAQAAELAHSGRHVVVSTGTASGKSLAYQLPVLNALATDPLARVLYLSPTKALGHDQLRAAHALTAAVPRLADVAPTAYDGDSPAEVRRFARERSRWLFSNPDMIHLSILRNNPRWAVLLRGLRFVVVDECHYYRGVFGSNVAMVLRRLLRLCARYSPRPGCPPTFIFASATTDSPGTTAAELIGLPVEEVTEDGSPQGERTVALWEPALRTDVTGEHGAPVRRSAGVEAARVMADLIAEGAQTLTFVRSRRAAELTALGARARLDEIAPDLSQQVASYRAGYLAEDRSALERALAEGRLRGLATTNALELGVDIAGLDAVVLAGFPGTVASFWQQAGRSGRRGQGALVVLIARDDPLDTYLVHNPAALLDKPVERVVIDPANPYILGPQLLCAATELPLEEVEVREFGAEQVAEALVDDGLLRRRGGKYFPAPGLEPHGAVDIRGSAGGQIVILEADTGRLLGSTGLGQAPASVHPGAVYLHQGDTYVVDSLDLEEAIAFVHAEDPGYATFAREITDIKVTGSGEQSTFGPVTLGVVPVRVIHQVVGYLRRRLSGEVIDFVELDMPEHILDTTAVVYTITPEALAGKGIDATRIPGSLHAAEHAAIGLLPLVASCDRGDIGGMSTALGPLGEPSVFVYDGYPGGAGFAERGFRQARTWLSATAAAIEACECPMGCPSCVQSPKCGNGNDPLDKAGAVQVLRLVLAELP; encoded by the coding sequence GTGGCGAGTTTCGGCAGCGACCTGCTCGCCGTCGCGCTCGCGGGAACCCGCCCGGACGAGCATCCGCTGCGCCACGTCGCGGAGCTCCCAGCGCGCAGTGGCCGGCCCCACAGTTGGCCGCAATGGGCCGAATCCGACGTCATTGCTGCCTTTACCGAGCGCGGCATCACAGCACCGTGGTCACACCAGGCGCAGGCCGCCGAATTGGCCCACTCCGGGCGTCATGTCGTGGTCAGCACGGGCACCGCGTCGGGCAAGTCGCTGGCCTACCAGCTGCCGGTGCTCAACGCGCTGGCCACGGATCCGTTGGCCCGGGTGCTGTACCTTTCGCCGACGAAAGCCCTTGGTCACGACCAGCTGCGCGCTGCGCACGCACTGACCGCCGCGGTGCCGCGATTAGCGGATGTCGCGCCCACCGCGTACGACGGCGACAGCCCCGCCGAAGTTCGCCGGTTCGCGCGCGAGCGTTCCCGCTGGCTGTTCTCCAACCCGGACATGATCCATTTGTCCATCTTGCGCAATAACCCGCGCTGGGCCGTCTTGCTGCGCGGGCTGCGCTTCGTCGTCGTCGACGAATGTCATTACTACCGCGGTGTTTTCGGCTCGAACGTGGCAATGGTATTGCGCCGCCTGCTGCGGCTGTGTGCGCGGTATTCGCCTCGACCGGGCTGCCCGCCGACCTTCATTTTCGCCAGCGCGACGACGGATTCGCCCGGCACGACGGCGGCCGAACTCATCGGTCTGCCGGTCGAGGAGGTCACCGAAGACGGGTCACCGCAAGGCGAGCGCACCGTCGCGTTGTGGGAACCCGCGCTGCGCACCGACGTCACCGGCGAGCACGGCGCCCCAGTGCGGCGATCGGCCGGCGTCGAGGCGGCGCGGGTGATGGCCGACCTGATCGCCGAGGGCGCCCAGACCCTGACGTTCGTGCGTTCCCGGCGGGCTGCCGAACTGACCGCGCTGGGCGCCCGGGCGCGGCTGGACGAGATCGCCCCGGACCTGTCGCAGCAGGTGGCGTCATATCGGGCCGGTTATCTCGCCGAGGACCGCAGCGCGCTGGAGCGCGCACTGGCAGAAGGCCGATTGCGGGGTTTGGCCACCACCAACGCGCTGGAATTGGGTGTAGACATCGCCGGGCTGGATGCGGTGGTGCTGGCCGGTTTTCCCGGGACGGTTGCCTCGTTCTGGCAGCAGGCCGGCCGGTCGGGCCGACGCGGGCAGGGTGCCCTGGTGGTGTTGATCGCCCGGGACGATCCGCTGGACACGTATCTGGTGCACAATCCCGCAGCGCTGCTGGACAAACCGGTCGAGCGCGTGGTGATCGACCCGGCCAACCCTTATATCCTCGGGCCGCAATTGCTCTGTGCTGCAACAGAATTGCCGCTTGAAGAGGTGGAGGTTCGAGAATTCGGTGCCGAGCAGGTGGCCGAGGCGCTGGTCGACGACGGGTTGCTGCGCCGGCGCGGCGGCAAGTACTTCCCCGCGCCCGGGCTAGAACCGCATGGCGCGGTGGACATCCGGGGCTCGGCAGGCGGCCAGATCGTCATCCTGGAGGCCGACACCGGGCGACTGCTGGGCAGCACCGGCCTCGGTCAGGCTCCCGCGTCCGTGCACCCCGGCGCGGTCTATCTGCACCAGGGCGACACGTACGTCGTCGATTCGCTGGATCTTGAGGAGGCGATCGCGTTCGTGCACGCCGAGGATCCCGGTTATGCGACGTTCGCGCGCGAGATCACCGACATCAAAGTCACCGGCAGCGGCGAGCAGTCGACGTTCGGCCCGGTGACCCTGGGGGTGGTGCCGGTCCGGGTCATCCACCAGGTCGTGGGGTACCTGCGTCGGCGGTTGTCCGGGGAGGTCATCGATTTCGTCGAGCTGGACATGCCCGAACACATCCTGGACACCACCGCGGTCGTGTACACCATCACGCCGGAAGCCTTGGCAGGCAAGGGGATTGACGCAACGCGGATTCCCGGCTCATTGCACGCCGCCGAACACGCCGCGATTGGGTTGCTGCCGTTGGTGGCCAGCTGCGATCGCGGGGATATCGGCGGGATGTCCACGGCTCTCGGTCCGCTGGGGGAGCCCAGCGTGTTCGTGTATGACGGTTATCCGGGCGGGGCGGGCTTCGCCGAACGCGGCTTTCGGCAAGCGCGAACCTGGTTGAGTGCCACTGCCGCGGCCATCGAGGCGTGTGAATGCCCGATGGGCTGTCCGTCGTGCGTCCAGTCCCCCAAGTGCGGCAATGGGAATGACCCGCTGGATAAGGCGGGAGCTGTGCAAGTGCTGCGACTCGTGCTTGCGGAATTGCCGTAG
- a CDS encoding PAS domain-containing protein yields MAHDWLLVETLGEEPAVVAQGRQLKNLVPITTFLRRSPHLAAVRTAIAESMRTGQSLTSITPKHDRVIRTEPVVMSDGCIHGVHVWTGPADIDPPERPTAGPLKWDLTLGVATDTRESLAISGKNPEVEVTFGRAFAEDLPSRELNPNETKILAMAVKAEPGQTICSTWDLTDWQGNPIRIGFIGRSALEPGPNGKDHLVARAMNWRAELKGPIVSTDDLALRILDGLRQAGVHRALVDLNNWTLLKWLDEPCTFYDWRGSDKDRPKVHPDDVPQMAAMTQEFGKGSTNRVLRMRGFDGDWVPVHVTANRVELEPETFVGLVSLRLPSDEELANAGLPKAPDDDK; encoded by the coding sequence ATGGCCCACGACTGGTTGCTCGTGGAGACACTGGGGGAAGAGCCTGCCGTGGTTGCACAGGGGCGGCAGCTCAAGAACCTTGTCCCTATCACGACCTTCCTCCGCCGCAGTCCCCATCTCGCCGCCGTCCGGACCGCGATCGCTGAATCGATGCGCACCGGCCAGAGCCTGACCAGCATTACCCCCAAGCACGACCGCGTGATCCGCACCGAACCGGTGGTGATGTCCGACGGCTGCATCCACGGTGTGCATGTGTGGACCGGTCCCGCCGATATCGACCCGCCCGAACGGCCCACCGCGGGCCCGCTGAAGTGGGACCTGACCCTCGGAGTGGCCACGGACACCCGGGAATCGCTGGCCATCAGCGGCAAGAACCCCGAAGTCGAAGTCACCTTCGGCAGGGCCTTTGCCGAAGATCTTCCTTCCCGCGAGCTCAACCCCAACGAAACCAAAATACTTGCCATGGCAGTCAAGGCCGAGCCGGGTCAAACCATCTGCAGCACATGGGATCTCACCGACTGGCAGGGAAATCCCATCCGGATAGGCTTCATTGGCCGCAGCGCGCTCGAGCCCGGACCCAACGGCAAGGACCACCTCGTCGCACGAGCGATGAACTGGCGCGCCGAGCTCAAGGGCCCCATCGTTTCCACCGACGATCTAGCGTTGCGGATCCTCGACGGGCTGCGGCAGGCCGGCGTGCACCGGGCACTCGTCGACCTCAACAACTGGACCCTGCTGAAATGGCTCGACGAGCCGTGCACCTTCTACGACTGGCGCGGCTCCGATAAGGACAGGCCGAAGGTCCATCCCGACGACGTCCCCCAAATGGCAGCCATGACGCAGGAATTCGGCAAGGGATCGACCAACCGGGTGTTGCGGATGCGCGGCTTCGACGGCGACTGGGTGCCCGTGCACGTGACGGCCAACCGGGTGGAACTCGAACCGGAGACCTTCGTCGGGCTGGTCTCGCTGCGCTTGCCCAGCGACGAAGAGCTCGCCAACGCCGGGCTACCGAAAGCCCCGGACGATGACAAGTGA
- a CDS encoding Rv3654c family TadE-like protein, protein MVAVLLCITGAGAYIGSVVVARHRAQAAADLAALAAAARLPAGAEAACVRASAIARTMRVDDVGCRVDDLDVVVTVRVAVAFGGAAQAAARAGPVDAA, encoded by the coding sequence ATGGTCGCGGTGCTGCTGTGCATCACAGGCGCCGGCGCATACATCGGCTCGGTGGTGGTGGCACGCCATCGTGCGCAGGCGGCTGCCGATCTGGCCGCGCTGGCCGCCGCGGCGCGGCTTCCTGCTGGAGCCGAGGCGGCCTGCGTGCGGGCGAGTGCGATCGCCCGCACGATGCGAGTCGACGACGTCGGCTGCCGGGTGGACGATCTCGACGTCGTCGTCACCGTGCGCGTGGCGGTCGCCTTCGGCGGTGCGGCTCAGGCCGCCGCGCGGGCGGGCCCGGTCGACGCGGCGTAG
- a CDS encoding TadE family type IV pilus minor pilin, with amino-acid sequence MEAALAIAALVVVLALCLAGITAVSMQVRCVDAAREAARLAARGDDRSAVDAARSIAPDGSRIQVRRDGDFIVATVVAHSKVLPALDISAKAVSAAEPSR; translated from the coding sequence GTGGAAGCGGCTTTGGCGATCGCCGCACTGGTGGTGGTGCTGGCGCTTTGCCTGGCCGGCATCACGGCTGTGTCGATGCAGGTTCGCTGTGTCGATGCCGCCCGCGAGGCGGCCCGCCTGGCCGCACGCGGTGACGACCGTTCAGCCGTCGACGCCGCCCGCAGCATCGCGCCGGACGGATCCCGGATCCAGGTGCGTCGCGATGGCGATTTCATCGTGGCCACGGTCGTCGCGCATTCAAAGGTATTGCCCGCGTTGGACATTAGTGCTAAAGCGGTTTCCGCGGCGGAGCCGTCGCGATGA
- a CDS encoding DUF4244 domain-containing protein, with amino-acid sequence MFRVLVARMAVLAADESGMSTVEYAIGTIAAAAFGAILYTVVTGDSIVSALTNIIGRALNTKV; translated from the coding sequence ATGTTTCGCGTACTAGTGGCGCGGATGGCGGTCCTTGCCGCCGACGAGTCAGGCATGTCCACGGTGGAGTACGCGATCGGCACCATTGCGGCGGCCGCCTTCGGCGCGATTCTCTACACCGTCGTCACCGGCGATTCGATCGTGTCGGCGTTGACCAACATCATCGGTCGTGCGCTCAACACCAAGGTCTGA
- a CDS encoding type II secretion system F family protein, protein MSVAAVLLAVALLIGPGPSVVRARAGTTPRPQRFRIGRADETARGADPLAVASSFDVLAVCLEAGMAVSTAAAATAAFAPPRLARVLRRAADLLALGSDPAVAWSVSPDKTVDVQIDALLRLARRSASSGAALAGGIAELADQSRHDAAHTAAAAAERAGVLIAGPLGLCFLPAFVCLGIVPVVAGLAGDVLQSGLL, encoded by the coding sequence GTGAGCGTCGCGGCGGTATTGCTCGCCGTCGCGCTGTTGATCGGGCCTGGCCCGTCGGTGGTGCGGGCTCGTGCCGGCACCACGCCTCGCCCGCAACGGTTTCGGATCGGGCGGGCCGACGAGACCGCCCGCGGGGCGGACCCGCTGGCGGTCGCGTCCAGCTTCGACGTGCTGGCCGTGTGTCTGGAGGCCGGGATGGCCGTGTCGACCGCGGCCGCCGCGACCGCAGCGTTCGCGCCGCCGAGGCTGGCCCGGGTTTTGCGGCGGGCCGCCGATCTGCTGGCGCTGGGATCCGATCCCGCTGTCGCATGGTCGGTCTCGCCCGATAAGACGGTGGACGTGCAGATCGATGCGCTGCTGCGACTGGCCCGGCGTTCGGCGTCATCGGGTGCGGCGCTGGCCGGCGGCATCGCCGAGCTGGCTGACCAGTCTCGACACGACGCCGCGCATACCGCCGCTGCGGCCGCCGAGCGCGCGGGCGTGCTGATCGCGGGCCCGCTCGGGCTGTGCTTTCTGCCGGCGTTTGTCTGCCTGGGCATTGTTCCCGTCGTCGCGGGGCTGGCCGGAGATGTCCTGCAGTCGGGCTTGCTGTGA
- a CDS encoding type II secretion system F family protein, whose amino-acid sequence MNGIPAGALLVALALLALPPSPRRRLRPRPARQRVVGWHGVGCLAVCAAGAAAVMLPPTTVLAGAAVAATASLRYRRRRHRLRATEEGRTLEAALDVLVGELRVGAHPVQAFGAAADETVGAVSVSLRGVAARARLGADVVAGLRAAACASAQPAQWHRLAACWQLAAEHGLAIATLMRTAQRDIVERQRFSSRLDSGMAGARATAAILAGLPVLGVLLGQLIGARPLSFLLSGHTGGWLLVVGSVLTCAGLLWSDRIIVRAGAGP is encoded by the coding sequence ATGAACGGTATCCCGGCCGGTGCGTTGCTGGTTGCGTTGGCGCTGTTGGCCCTTCCACCGTCACCGCGACGGCGGCTGCGGCCGAGGCCGGCGCGCCAACGGGTCGTCGGCTGGCACGGGGTGGGCTGTCTGGCGGTGTGCGCCGCCGGTGCTGCCGCGGTGATGCTGCCGCCGACGACCGTCCTGGCCGGTGCGGCGGTGGCCGCCACGGCGAGCCTGCGTTACCGCCGGCGTCGTCATCGCCTGCGCGCCACCGAGGAGGGCCGGACATTGGAAGCCGCGCTGGATGTGTTGGTCGGCGAGCTGCGAGTGGGCGCGCATCCGGTGCAGGCGTTCGGTGCTGCTGCCGACGAAACCGTTGGCGCGGTGTCGGTCTCGCTGCGGGGCGTCGCGGCGCGGGCACGGTTGGGCGCCGACGTCGTGGCCGGCCTGCGCGCCGCGGCATGCGCCTCGGCTCAGCCTGCGCAATGGCATCGACTGGCCGCATGCTGGCAACTGGCCGCCGAGCACGGCCTCGCGATCGCCACCCTGATGCGTACCGCCCAACGCGATATCGTTGAGCGGCAGCGATTCTCGTCGCGGCTTGACTCCGGCATGGCCGGGGCGCGCGCCACCGCGGCGATACTGGCGGGACTGCCGGTGCTGGGAGTATTGCTGGGCCAACTGATCGGGGCGCGCCCGCTGAGCTTCCTGCTGAGCGGGCACACGGGTGGGTGGCTACTGGTCGTCGGGTCCGTGCTGACGTGCGCCGGGCTGCTGTGGTCGGACCGAATCATCGTGCGAGCGGGAGCCGGGCCGTGA
- a CDS encoding TadA family conjugal transfer-associated ATPase: MSESLIERVRERLATEAAPLRPNVVAAAIRAESGGMLGDTEVLATLRVLQTELTGAGILDALLCADGTTDVLVTAPDAVWVDDGNGLRRSHIRFADEAAVRRLAQRLALAAGRRLDDAQPWVDGQLTGIGAGGFAVRLHAVLPPVAAGGTCLSLRVLRPATQDLAALTASGAIEPAAAALLADIIAARLAFLVCGGTGAGKTTLLAAMLGAVSPDERIVCVEDAAELAPRHPHLVKLVARCANVEGVGEVPLRQLVRQALRMRPDRIVVGEVRGAEVVDLLAALNTGHDGGAGTVHANNPGEVPARLEALGALGGLDRVALHSQLAAAVQVLLHVARDRSGWRRLAEIAVLRHVEGRVRAVTAWHAQRGMTDDADELHFLLQSRLPA; the protein is encoded by the coding sequence GTGAGCGAATCGCTTATTGAGCGGGTGCGCGAGCGGTTGGCGACCGAAGCGGCGCCATTGCGGCCCAATGTGGTGGCCGCCGCGATCCGGGCCGAATCCGGCGGGATGCTCGGTGATACCGAGGTCCTGGCCACGCTGCGGGTGCTGCAGACCGAACTGACCGGCGCCGGGATTCTCGACGCCTTGCTGTGTGCGGACGGCACCACCGACGTCCTCGTCACCGCGCCGGACGCGGTGTGGGTCGACGATGGAAACGGTTTGCGTCGCAGCCACATCCGGTTTGCCGACGAGGCCGCGGTGCGGCGGCTGGCGCAGCGGCTGGCGTTGGCCGCCGGGCGCCGTCTCGATGACGCCCAGCCGTGGGTGGACGGCCAGCTGACCGGTATCGGCGCCGGCGGATTTGCGGTCCGGTTGCACGCGGTGTTGCCGCCCGTGGCTGCCGGCGGCACGTGCTTGTCGCTGCGGGTCTTGCGGCCGGCTACCCAGGACCTGGCGGCGTTGACCGCGTCGGGCGCGATCGAGCCGGCGGCTGCGGCGTTGCTGGCCGACATCATCGCGGCGCGGTTGGCATTCCTGGTGTGTGGCGGCACGGGCGCCGGCAAGACGACTTTGCTGGCGGCCATGCTGGGTGCGGTATCGCCGGACGAGCGGATCGTGTGCGTCGAGGACGCGGCCGAATTGGCGCCCCGGCATCCGCATCTGGTCAAGCTGGTCGCGCGGTGCGCCAATGTCGAAGGCGTGGGCGAGGTTCCGCTGCGCCAACTCGTCCGGCAGGCGCTGCGGATGCGGCCCGACCGCATAGTGGTCGGAGAGGTCAGGGGCGCTGAAGTGGTCGACCTGCTCGCGGCGCTGAACACCGGCCACGACGGCGGGGCCGGGACGGTGCATGCCAACAATCCGGGTGAGGTCCCGGCCCGGCTGGAGGCGCTGGGCGCGCTCGGCGGTTTGGACCGCGTCGCGCTGCACAGTCAGCTCGCGGCGGCGGTCCAGGTACTGCTGCACGTAGCGCGGGATCGCAGCGGCTGGCGGCGGCTCGCTGAGATCGCGGTGCTGCGGCACGTCGAGGGACGGGTCCGGGCAGTAACGGCGTGGCATGCCCAGCGGGGCATGACCGACGATGCCGACGAACTGCATTTCTTGCTGCAAAGCCGGTTGCCGGCATGA
- the ssd gene encoding septum site-determining protein Ssd encodes MLTDPILRDELDRVAAAVGVRVVHAGGATVGRKTWSAAAAVVLDAAGADRCRRAGLPRRTHVSVLCAAEPATATWSAAIAVGAQHVLSMPAQEHELIRELAESVESIRDDESRGHVVAVIGGCGGAGASLFAAAVARVANDALLVDLDPWGGGLDLLLGGESTPGLRWPDLALQDGRLSWPAVRDALPRPHGISLLSGTRRGYEPDAGPVDAVIDAGRRGGVTVVCDLPRRLTDATRAALDAADLVVVVSRCDVRACAATAALTPVLAAINPNLGLVVRGPSPGGLRAAEVADICGLPLLASMKAQPQLADQLEHGGLRLGRRSALTAAARRVLAVLPRAGSRPKASAA; translated from the coding sequence GTGCTGACCGACCCGATCTTGCGCGACGAGCTGGACCGGGTGGCCGCCGCGGTCGGCGTTCGAGTGGTACATGCCGGCGGTGCGACGGTGGGACGGAAGACGTGGTCGGCGGCCGCGGCGGTGGTGCTCGACGCGGCGGGCGCGGACCGCTGTCGGCGCGCTGGTCTGCCGCGTCGCACTCACGTCAGCGTGCTGTGCGCCGCCGAACCCGCGACCGCCACCTGGTCGGCCGCGATCGCGGTCGGCGCCCAGCACGTGCTGAGCATGCCGGCGCAGGAGCACGAGTTGATCCGCGAACTCGCGGAGTCCGTGGAATCCATCCGGGACGACGAGTCGCGCGGCCACGTCGTCGCGGTGATCGGTGGTTGCGGCGGGGCCGGCGCGTCGTTGTTCGCGGCCGCAGTGGCGCGAGTCGCCAATGATGCACTGCTAGTTGATCTTGATCCCTGGGGCGGCGGCCTCGATTTGTTGCTGGGCGGTGAGAGCACGCCCGGCTTGCGGTGGCCCGACTTGGCATTGCAGGACGGGCGGCTCAGCTGGCCGGCCGTTCGCGACGCGCTGCCGCGCCCGCACGGCATCAGCTTGCTCTCCGGCACGCGGCGTGGCTACGAGCCGGACGCCGGGCCGGTGGACGCGGTCATCGATGCGGGCCGCCGCGGAGGCGTCACGGTGGTGTGCGATCTGCCCCGTCGTCTGACCGACGCCACCCGGGCCGCGCTCGATGCCGCCGACCTTGTCGTCGTCGTCAGCAGGTGCGATGTGCGGGCCTGCGCCGCGACGGCGGCGCTGACGCCGGTGCTGGCCGCGATCAATCCCAATCTCGGGTTGGTGGTCCGTGGCCCGTCGCCGGGTGGATTGCGTGCGGCAGAAGTCGCCGACATCTGCGGCCTGCCGCTGCTCGCGTCGATGAAGGCTCAGCCCCAACTGGCCGACCAACTCGAACACGGCGGTCTGCGTTTGGGCAGGCGATCGGCCCTGACGGCCGCGGCTCGCCGGGTGCTCGCGGTGCTGCCGCGCGCGGGGTCCCGACCGAAAGCCAGTGCGGCGTGA
- a CDS encoding HAD-IB family hydrolase: MTVSDPDAHQQTSAQTAATGTAHARTAAFFDLDKTIIAKSSTLAFSKPFFNQGLLNRRAVLKSSYAQFIFLLSGADHDQMDRMRTHMTNMCTGWDVAQVKSIVNETLHDIVTPLVFAEAADLIAAHKLCGRDVVVVSASGEEIVAPIARALGATHAMATRMVVEDGKYTGDVAFYCYGEGKVQAIRELAAREGYPLEHCYAYSDSITDLPMLESVGHPSVVNPDRGLRKEATERGWPVLSFSRPVSLRDRIPAPSGAAIATTAAVSISALAAGAVTYSLLRRFAF, encoded by the coding sequence GTGACCGTCTCCGACCCGGACGCGCATCAGCAAACCTCGGCGCAGACAGCCGCAACCGGTACTGCACACGCCCGCACCGCGGCCTTTTTCGACCTGGATAAGACCATCATCGCCAAGTCCAGCACCCTGGCGTTCAGCAAACCGTTCTTCAACCAGGGACTGCTCAATCGGCGCGCCGTGCTGAAGTCCAGCTACGCTCAATTCATCTTCCTGCTCTCTGGTGCTGATCATGACCAGATGGACCGAATGCGCACTCACATGACCAACATGTGTACCGGTTGGGACGTCGCTCAGGTCAAGTCGATCGTCAACGAAACGCTCCATGACATCGTGACTCCGCTGGTGTTCGCCGAGGCCGCTGACCTGATCGCGGCGCACAAATTGTGCGGCCGCGACGTCGTCGTGGTGTCCGCATCGGGCGAGGAGATCGTCGCACCGATCGCCCGCGCACTGGGTGCCACGCATGCGATGGCGACCCGGATGGTCGTCGAGGACGGCAAGTACACCGGCGACGTCGCCTTCTACTGCTACGGCGAGGGCAAGGTCCAAGCGATCCGCGAGCTGGCGGCCCGCGAGGGCTACCCGCTAGAACACTGCTACGCCTACTCAGACTCGATCACCGACCTGCCCATGCTCGAGTCGGTCGGGCATCCCAGCGTGGTCAACCCCGACCGCGGTTTGCGCAAAGAAGCGACCGAACGTGGTTGGCCCGTGCTGAGTTTCTCGCGACCGGTCTCTCTGCGAGACCGGATTCCGGCACCCTCGGGTGCCGCGATCGCCACCACGGCCGCGGTGAGTATCAGCGCGCTGGCCGCCGGCGCGGTCACCTACTCGCTGCTGCGGCGCTTCGCGTTCTAG
- a CDS encoding oxidoreductase, producing the protein MTADPLAPLMELPGVAEASDRARDALGRAHRHRANLRGWPVTAAEAALRAARASSVLDGGPVRFEDLADSSGVSDPVFGGALRVAQALEGGGGALIGVWQRSPLQALARLHMLAAADQVDDEHLGRPRADPEIGPRLELLGELVTGRTRVPAPVVAAVAHGELLTLKPFGSADGVVARAVSRLVTIASGLDPHGLGVPEVSWMRKPGDYRGAASGFAAGTPAGVGAWLVLCCRAMQAGAQEALSIAESLPGKS; encoded by the coding sequence GTGACGGCTGACCCGCTGGCTCCGCTGATGGAGCTCCCCGGCGTCGCCGAGGCCAGTGACCGGGCCCGCGACGCGTTGGGGCGCGCGCACCGCCATCGCGCAAATCTGCGCGGTTGGCCGGTAACCGCTGCCGAGGCGGCGCTGCGGGCGGCCCGCGCTTCCTCGGTGCTCGATGGCGGGCCGGTGCGGTTTGAGGACTTAGCGGACAGCTCAGGGGTGAGCGATCCGGTGTTCGGCGGAGCGCTGCGGGTGGCTCAGGCGCTGGAGGGCGGTGGGGGTGCATTAATCGGCGTGTGGCAGCGATCGCCGTTGCAGGCGCTGGCCCGGCTGCACATGCTGGCGGCTGCCGACCAGGTCGACGACGAACACTTGGGCCGCCCGCGCGCCGACCCCGAGATCGGCCCTCGTCTGGAGCTGCTCGGCGAATTGGTGACCGGTCGCACGCGGGTGCCAGCACCTGTGGTCGCCGCGGTCGCGCACGGAGAACTGCTGACGCTCAAGCCCTTTGGCAGCGCGGACGGAGTGGTCGCGCGGGCGGTGTCCCGGCTGGTGACGATCGCCAGCGGGCTGGATCCGCACGGGCTGGGTGTGCCGGAGGTGAGCTGGATGCGCAAACCCGGTGACTATCGCGGCGCCGCAAGCGGATTCGCCGCAGGCACACCAGCCGGCGTCGGAGCTTGGTTGGTGCTGTGTTGCCGGGCGATGCAGGCCGGCGCGCAGGAGGCGTTGTCGATCGCTGAGTCTTTGCCGGGCAAGAGTTGA